The sequence below is a genomic window from Bacillota bacterium.
GGTATTCGGAGGAGTTCAAGGAGCAGATCGCGCGGGAGTGTCAGCAGGTCGGCAACATAGCCGTAGTGGCTCGGCGTCATGAGATCTCGGCGAAGACAGCTGCCAACTGGGTCAGGGGAGCCAAGGCGAGAGGGTCGGCGAGCCCCCTTCCGAAAGACAAGGATGGGAGGCTCAAGGAAC
It includes:
- a CDS encoding transposase, which codes for MRLQRNRYSEEFKEQIARECQQVGNIAVVARRHEISAKTAANWVRGAKARGSASPLPKDKDGRLKE